In one window of Scyliorhinus canicula chromosome 17, sScyCan1.1, whole genome shotgun sequence DNA:
- the LOC119952082 gene encoding P2Y purinoceptor 4-like, translating into MAARIILSYHQIPTVAMSSTSGYSESAPLETNSDDGNASGNNSNSCHFNEEFKYILLPVSYGTVCVVGLVLNAIALWMFLCKMRPWNATIIYMFNLALSDLLYVLSLPLLTYYYANRNDWPFGVVLCKLTRFIFYANLYSSILFLTCISVHRFMGVCFPFRSLKWIRMKQAWFVCMLVWVTVIVCLIPNLLFVTTSSRGDDILCHDTTRREDFPQYVLYSSAIMVILFIIPFLVIIVCYSLMTIKLNKSLVSGSNRSSSNVKKKSIKLIIIVLFVFSLCFVPFHITRTMYYTFRVLEKNCYALNIVNFTYKITRPLVSVNSCIDPILYFLAGDNYRRNLTRAMMRRKGCVRRTVSNIDCKMNEHAK; encoded by the coding sequence ATGGCGGCAAGAATAATATTGAGCTACCATCAGATCCCTACTGTAGCAATGTCCTCAacttctggatacagtgagtcTGCACCCCTGGAAACTAATTCTGACGATGGTAATGCTTCTGGCAACAACAGTAACAGCTGCCATTTCAATGAGGAATTCAAATACATCTTACTGCCAGTATCCTATGGAACTGTATGTGTGGTAGGCCTGGTTCTCAATGCCATTGCACTGTGGATGTTTCTGTGCAAGATGCGACCATGGAATGCAACTATAATCTATATGTTTAACTTGGCCCTGTCAGACCTTCTGTATGTGCTATCTCTGCCACTCCTCACATATTACTATGCCAATCGGAATGATTGGCCATTCGGTGTGGTCCTGTGTAAGTTAACCCGCTTCATTTTCTACGCCAACCTCTACTCCAGCATCCTTTTTCTTACCTGCATCAGTGTGCACAGGTTCATGGGTGTGTGCTTCCCCTTCCGATCACTCAAGTGGATTAGAATGAAGCAGGCCTGGTTTGTGTGCATGCTGGTCTGGGTAACAGTCATCGTCTGCCTCATTCCCAATTTGCTGTTTGTCACAACCAGCAGTCGGGGTGATGACATACTTTGTCACGACACAACCCGTAGGGAAGATTTTCCTCaatatgttttatacagttctgcAATCATGGTGATTCTCTTCATTATACCCTTCCTCGTCATTATCGTCTGTTACAGTTTAATGACCATAAAGTTGAACAAAAGCCTTGTGTCTGGCTCCAACAGATCTTCATCCAATGTCAAAAAGAAATCGATTAAATTGATCATCATTGTGTTGTTTGTATTTTCTTTGTGTTTTGTACCATTCCACATCACAAGAACAATGTATTACACCTTCCGGGTGCTCGAGAAGAACTGTTATGCACTTAACATTGTGAACTTCACGTATAAAATCACAAGACCATTGGTCAGTGTCAACAGCTGTATTGACCCAATTTTGTACTTCCTGGCTGGAGACAATTATCGAAGAAATCTTACGCGTGCAATGATGAGGAGAAAAGGTTGTGTTCGGCGAACAGTATCAAACATAGACTGCAAAATGAATGAACATGCAAAATGA